The proteins below are encoded in one region of Colletotrichum lupini chromosome 5, complete sequence:
- a CDS encoding flavoprotein — translation MSKVGVTDDPAAAVAASRSDGKTHLLLCASGSVATIKLPNIIKALGHHKNLAIRVILTASATEFLNGSTEEQPSLAAIRALPNVEGIHLDADEWVQPWRRGSSILHIELRRWADLMLIAPLSANTLAKIVNGFSDNLLTSVVRAWDTDGLIDGRKKKILVATAMNSAMYAHPITAKQVKVLEEEWSWFEVLRPIEKTLACGDTGGGAMMSWEDIVKVTEARLGL, via the exons ATGTCCAAAGTGGGCGTCACAGACGATCCGGCCGCAGCAGTCGCGGCATCCCGCTCCGATGGCAAGACCCATCTTCTACTATGCGCCAGCGGCTCGGTTGCCACAATCAAACTGCCCAACATCATCAAGGCCCTCGGCCACCACAAGAACCTCGCCATCAGAGTCATCCTCACGGCTTCGGCAACAGAGTTTCTGAACGGTTCAACAGAGGAGCAGCCCTCTCTTGCCGCAATAAGAGCACTGCCGAATGTTGAAGGCATTCACTTGGACGCGGACGAGTGGGTGCAACCTTGGCGGCGGGGTTCGTCGATTCTGCATATCGAGTTGCGGCGGT GGGCTGATCTAATGCTCATCGCGCCACTCTCGGCAAACACACTGGCTAAAATCGTCAACGGCTTCTCAGACAACCTTCTG ACGAGTGTGGTCCGAGCATGGGATACGGATGGACTCATCGACGGCCGGAAGAAGAAGATCCTCGTGGCTACCGCGATGAACTCGGCCATGTATGCGCATCCCATCACTGCAAAGCAGGTCAAGGTGCTCGAGGAGGAGTGGTCGTGGTTTGAGGTGTTGAGACCGATTGAGAAGACGCTTGCTTGCGGTGACACGGGGGGCGGTGCGATGATGTCGTGGGAGGACATAGTCAAGGTGACGGAGGCAAGGCTTGGCCTGTGA
- a CDS encoding glutaredoxin — protein sequence MFSRTFLRSNFARQAVRPAARPIAFRAPLPFLTQHRLISDETKQAIENAVGSAPVVLFMKGTPETPQCGFSRASIQILGLQGVDPSKFAAFNVLADPELRQGIKEFSDWPTIPQLYVDKEFVGGCDILVSMHQNGELAKLLEEKKVLAETEGEGEKKE from the exons ATGTTCTCAAGGACGTTCCTCCGCTCA AATTTCGCAAGGCAAGCCGTCCGGCCGGCGGCGCGCCCAATCGCCTTCCGGGCCCCGCTCCCCTTCCTCACCCAGCACCGCCTCATCTCCGACGAGACGAAGCAGGCCATCGAGAACGCCGTCGGCTCCGCGCCCGTCGTGCTCTTCATGAAGGGAACCCCCGAGACCCCCCAGTGCGGCTTCTCCCGCGCCTCGATCCAGATCCTCGGCCTCCAGGGCGTCGACCCCTCCAAGTTTGCCGCCTTCAACGTCCTGGCCGATCCCGAGCTGCGTCAAG GTATCAAGGAGTTCTCTGACTGGCCCACGATCCCCCAACTCTACGTCGACAAGGAGTTTGTCGGCGGGTGCGATATTCTCGTTTCCATGCACCAGAACGGCGAGCTGGCCAAGCTTctcgaggagaagaaggtccTTGCCGAGAccgagggcgagggcgagAAGAAGGAGTAA